CCTATTGATCGTAAGCTTTGGGACCAGTCACAAGGAGACCAGAGAAAAGACTATTGGTGAAATTGAACGATTTATAAGCAGAGCTTACCCGGACAGGGAGCTCAGAAGAGCCTTTACCAGCAGTATTATTATGAAGGTTCTTAAAACCCGTGATCACATGCATGTGGACAATGTTCGGGAAGCGATGGAAAGGTTAGCAGAAGACGGATTTAAAGATGTGCTGGTGCAGCCTACCCATATTATAAACGGAGAAGAATACGAAAAGATGATGGAGCAGATCACGCCCTTTAAGAATAGCTTTGACGCTATTTCCGTGGGCAAGGCTCTCCTGACCTCTTCCAGAGACTATGATGAAGTCTGCAAAGCAATTATGGCGGAAGTACCGGAATTGGATCAGAAAAAAAATGCAGATCAGGCGGCTAAGACGGCGTTGGTTCTGATGGGACATGGGACAGGACATTTCTCGGATGCCGCCTATGCGGCACTGGATTACCGATTTAAGGCATTGGGCTATGAAAATGTCTTCGTAGGTACTGTGGAAGGCTATCCGGAGGTGAGTCTGGTTTTAAAACAGGTAAAGGACTACGCACCGGATGAAGTCGTGCTGATGCCGCTTATGGTAGTGGCCGGAGATCATGCGGTCAACGATATGGCAGGAGAGCAGGAAGATTCATGGAAAGTCCTCTTTAAAAATGCGGGATATAAGGTGACCTGCATCCTAAGAGGAATCGGAGAATTTACGGGAATACAAAAAATGTATTTAGATCATACAGCTGATTGTGAATAGACGATTAGTGTTGAAAAACCAAGGAAAACAGCGAAAAAGGAAATGCGGAGGAATGGAATGGCAAAATTATATGGAGTAGGTGTCGGACCCGGAGATCCGGAACTCATGACATTAAAAGCGGTGAGGGTAATTGAGGAATGTGATATTGTAGCCATTCCCAAGTCCGGTCAGAGTATCAATGTGGCGTATACCATAGCGAAGGGTGCAATCCCGGATTTAGATAAAAAGCTGGTGGCAGAGCTGGATATGCCCATGACCAGAGACAGGGGAAAGCTCGAAGCCAGTCACGATGCGGCGGCAGAACAGGTGAAAAAATGGCTCGACGAAGGAAAAAATGTGGCCTTTCTGACCTT
This region of Aminipila luticellarii genomic DNA includes:
- a CDS encoding sirohydrochlorin cobaltochelatase is translated as MKKALLIVSFGTSHKETREKTIGEIERFISRAYPDRELRRAFTSSIIMKVLKTRDHMHVDNVREAMERLAEDGFKDVLVQPTHIINGEEYEKMMEQITPFKNSFDAISVGKALLTSSRDYDEVCKAIMAEVPELDQKKNADQAAKTALVLMGHGTGHFSDAAYAALDYRFKALGYENVFVGTVEGYPEVSLVLKQVKDYAPDEVVLMPLMVVAGDHAVNDMAGEQEDSWKVLFKNAGYKVTCILRGIGEFTGIQKMYLDHTADCE